The proteins below are encoded in one region of Segatella copri:
- the aroQ gene encoding type II 3-dehydroquinate dehydratase, with translation MKIQIINGPNLNLLGVREPGIYGSNSFESYLPKLKAKFPDIEIEYFQSNIEGELINKLQEVGFSYDGVVLNAGAYTHTSIALQDCIRSLKCPCVEVHISNVHKREEFRHHSYISCACLGVICGFGLASYELAISGILAQKETEE, from the coding sequence ATGAAGATACAAATTATTAATGGTCCAAACTTGAACCTTCTTGGTGTAAGAGAACCGGGTATTTATGGTAGCAATTCTTTCGAGAGTTATCTGCCTAAGCTGAAAGCGAAATTCCCTGATATTGAGATAGAGTACTTTCAGAGCAACATTGAAGGCGAGTTAATCAACAAGCTGCAGGAAGTAGGTTTTTCCTATGATGGTGTAGTACTCAATGCTGGCGCCTATACTCATACCAGCATCGCCTTGCAGGATTGTATTCGCAGTTTGAAATGCCCTTGCGTTGAAGTACACATCTCTAATGTGCATAAACGTGAAGAGTTCCGCCATCATTCATATATTTCCTGTGCTTGCCTGGGCGTAATCTGCGGTTTCGGTCTGGCTTCTTACGAACTTGCCATTTCAGGAATCTTAGCACAGAAAGAAACAGAAGAGTAA
- the rnpA gene encoding ribonuclease P protein component, whose translation MSTDRNKTFGKKEHLCKLTLIEQLFGGGAKAMTAWPMRMVFLLVDKKDEQAPSVQVLISVSKRYFKHAVKRNRVKRQIREAFRYQKQELETCMQNYVGKQLLVAFVWQTEQLQPSKLVSTKMTKLLDRLVDNIKEMQSETVMKESSL comes from the coding sequence ATGTCAACAGACAGAAATAAAACATTCGGAAAGAAAGAGCATCTATGTAAACTGACACTTATAGAACAGCTCTTTGGTGGTGGTGCTAAAGCAATGACGGCATGGCCTATGAGAATGGTGTTTCTTCTTGTTGACAAGAAAGATGAGCAAGCCCCTTCTGTTCAAGTTCTTATCAGTGTATCTAAGCGTTATTTTAAGCACGCAGTAAAACGCAATCGGGTAAAGCGACAGATACGTGAAGCTTTTCGTTATCAAAAACAAGAGCTGGAGACTTGTATGCAGAATTATGTTGGAAAACAATTGCTTGTGGCTTTTGTTTGGCAAACAGAACAATTGCAGCCTTCAAAGCTGGTTTCAACCAAAATGACTAAACTTTTGGATAGATTGGTTGATAATATCAAGGAGATGCAATCTGAAACAGTCATGAAAGAGAGCAGTTTATGA
- the tyrS gene encoding tyrosine--tRNA ligase — MAKNFVEELKWRGMLAQIMPGTEEYLNTHMVSAYLGTDPTADSLHIGHLCGIMMLRHLQRCGHKPYLLVGGATGMIGDPSGKSQERNLLDSETLYHNQEAIKKQVSKFLDFDGNEPNKAELVNNYDWMKDFTFLDFARVVGKHITVNYMMAKDSVQKRLNGEARDGLSFTEFTYQLLQGYDFLYQYEKYGVRLQLGGNDQWGNMTTGTELIHRTLGNDAECFCLTCPLITKADGKKFGKTESGNIWLDRNRTTPYAFYQFWLNVSDDDAEKYIKIFTDLDKETIDALVEEHKQDPGRRVLQKRLAEEVTIMVHSQEDLDMAIAASNILFGKATKENLAQLDEATLNDVFANVPHYDLDKNLLGGTAVDLFNQEGMQIFPSKSEMRKLVKGGGVSLNKEKLAAFDQVVTADDLIDGKYLLVQKGKKNYFLITVK, encoded by the coding sequence ATGGCAAAAAATTTTGTTGAAGAATTGAAATGGCGTGGTATGCTGGCGCAGATAATGCCAGGTACTGAGGAATATCTCAACACCCACATGGTGTCTGCCTATCTCGGAACCGACCCTACTGCAGACTCTCTGCACATCGGTCACCTTTGTGGTATCATGATGTTGCGCCACTTGCAGCGTTGTGGCCATAAGCCTTATCTCCTCGTCGGCGGTGCCACGGGTATGATTGGCGACCCTTCTGGCAAGAGCCAGGAGCGCAATCTTCTCGATTCAGAGACTCTCTATCATAACCAGGAAGCTATCAAGAAGCAGGTATCTAAGTTCCTCGACTTCGATGGCAATGAGCCTAACAAGGCGGAGTTGGTGAACAACTACGACTGGATGAAGGACTTCACCTTCCTCGATTTCGCTCGTGTGGTTGGTAAGCATATCACTGTAAACTACATGATGGCGAAGGATAGCGTGCAGAAGCGCTTGAACGGTGAGGCTCGCGACGGCTTGTCTTTCACTGAGTTCACCTATCAGTTGCTCCAGGGCTACGACTTCCTCTATCAGTATGAGAAGTATGGTGTTCGTCTCCAGTTGGGTGGTAACGACCAGTGGGGTAACATGACTACCGGTACTGAGCTGATTCACCGCACATTGGGTAACGACGCAGAGTGCTTCTGCCTCACTTGTCCTTTGATTACCAAGGCAGACGGCAAGAAGTTCGGTAAGACAGAGAGCGGTAACATCTGGTTGGACCGTAACCGCACTACTCCTTACGCTTTCTACCAGTTCTGGTTGAACGTAAGCGATGATGATGCTGAGAAATACATCAAGATCTTCACTGACCTTGACAAGGAGACTATCGATGCTCTCGTAGAGGAGCACAAGCAGGACCCAGGCCGCCGTGTACTTCAGAAGCGTTTGGCTGAGGAGGTTACCATAATGGTTCATTCTCAGGAGGATTTGGATATGGCTATCGCAGCCAGCAACATCCTCTTCGGTAAGGCTACCAAGGAGAACTTGGCACAGCTCGATGAGGCTACATTGAATGATGTATTTGCCAATGTACCTCACTACGACCTCGACAAGAACTTGCTCGGTGGTACAGCTGTTGACCTCTTCAACCAGGAAGGTATGCAGATTTTCCCAAGCAAGAGCGAGATGCGTAAGCTCGTTAAGGGTGGTGGCGTTTCACTCAACAAGGAGAAACTCGCTGCTTTCGATCAGGTTGTAACAGCTGATGATCTGATTGACGGCAAGTATCTTTTGGTTCAGAAAGGTAAGAAGAACTACTTCTTGATTACTGTTAAGTAA
- a CDS encoding TonB-dependent receptor, translating into MNKSTVMKGKEIIFALSILALPAPTLAGTPKMMVEAQTSTTIRQQMDWLHRIRKINFVYDSSLDGELNIKYHGPDIQHLPVKKALKALFEQTHILYNINANYVILKRKPVQQISTSYTNINHKVQQVQRRHTLSGYVRDESGESLINATIYDLTDGIGTTTNEYGFFSLTLPEGEHQLRFSYVGYADKVEKLNLSKDMHHNMALRVDGKLPEVVVDGDLNSPLLTTQTGKRSFSNKDIKTEFALMSSPDVVKTLQRVSGVAEGQELASGLYVHGGNGDENLYLIDGTPLYDTNHALGLFSSFNADVVKNVDFYKSGFPARYGGRLSSVVDVRTADGNMNQFHGAYRIGLLDASVQFEGPIRKGKTSYNIGMRRSWMDLLSRPLTKAFSEPDDKLSIGYYFMDLNAKVTHRFNDRSKIDLSLYHGKDSWDVKDDYDESKVDGYQPNQSYDKDLSKSQLDWGNFNVALNWNYLFSPKLFSNITAVYSHNRSKLYSFDDYRYINPSGENATSVTHFEHGYTSTIYDAGYRLAFDYRPNPRHHFRFGSDYTMHLFRPQTAMQLDYTGYEGNASAQVDTIRMNSGNRHVAHEWTAYAEDEININRNWSMNVGFNMGLFHISNKNFLNIDPRFALKYQLSNEVSLKASFTQMTQYVHKVSNSYLSLPTDYWVPTTRNLKPMRSYQFAAGIYAQPNRHWLLSLEGYYKLSKHLLQYSSWVGIEPPAEHWDSQVMDGKGLFYGVEADVTYRTNHLTLSGSYTLSWNKRKYDDFYQDWYYDKYDNRHKLNLSLRYAFNKKVSCFAVWNYHTGNRATVPTQLAALPILPDQKGKYYGNWWNWSNSASYVYAIPNNLTLPAYHRLDLGFDFRHVTKHGHERIWNLSIYNAYCHLNSMYVKVDYNGVTQQFEAKNKGFIPIIPSFSYTIKF; encoded by the coding sequence ATGAATAAAAGTACAGTTATGAAAGGTAAAGAGATTATTTTTGCGCTCTCAATTCTAGCCTTGCCGGCTCCAACGTTGGCAGGCACGCCGAAGATGATGGTGGAGGCTCAGACTTCTACCACCATCCGTCAGCAGATGGATTGGCTGCACCGCATCAGGAAAATCAACTTCGTCTATGATTCATCGCTTGATGGGGAATTGAACATCAAGTATCATGGACCAGATATCCAGCATCTTCCGGTGAAGAAAGCACTGAAGGCGCTTTTCGAGCAAACTCATATTCTATATAATATCAATGCGAACTATGTGATATTGAAGCGAAAACCCGTACAACAAATATCAACATCTTACACGAATATCAATCACAAAGTTCAGCAGGTTCAGCGTCGCCACACTCTCAGCGGATACGTCCGTGACGAGAGTGGCGAATCGCTGATTAATGCCACCATCTATGATCTGACGGATGGCATCGGTACAACCACCAATGAATATGGTTTCTTTTCGCTTACCCTGCCCGAGGGCGAACACCAGCTCCGCTTTTCGTATGTGGGCTATGCCGACAAAGTGGAAAAATTGAATCTTTCGAAAGATATGCATCATAATATGGCGCTCCGGGTAGATGGTAAACTGCCTGAGGTGGTGGTGGATGGCGATTTGAACTCTCCGCTTCTTACTACGCAAACCGGCAAGCGCTCCTTTTCGAACAAGGATATCAAGACAGAGTTTGCCCTGATGTCTTCGCCGGATGTGGTGAAGACCCTGCAGCGTGTGAGTGGAGTGGCAGAAGGACAGGAGTTGGCAAGCGGACTCTATGTGCATGGCGGCAATGGTGATGAGAACCTTTATCTGATAGATGGTACTCCACTTTATGATACGAATCATGCGCTGGGGCTTTTCTCCAGTTTCAATGCCGATGTGGTGAAGAATGTGGATTTCTACAAGAGCGGCTTTCCTGCACGATATGGTGGAAGATTGTCGTCGGTGGTGGATGTGCGTACAGCCGATGGAAACATGAATCAGTTTCATGGCGCCTATCGCATCGGACTGCTCGATGCCAGTGTGCAGTTTGAGGGACCTATCCGGAAAGGCAAGACCTCTTATAATATAGGTATGCGCCGTTCCTGGATGGATTTGCTGTCCCGTCCCTTGACCAAGGCTTTCTCTGAGCCAGACGACAAACTTTCGATAGGTTATTACTTCATGGACCTGAATGCCAAGGTAACCCACCGTTTCAACGACCGTTCGAAGATAGACTTGAGTCTCTATCACGGAAAAGACAGTTGGGACGTGAAGGATGATTATGATGAAAGTAAGGTGGATGGGTATCAACCCAACCAAAGCTATGACAAGGACTTGTCGAAGTCGCAGCTGGATTGGGGAAACTTTAATGTTGCACTCAATTGGAACTACCTGTTCTCTCCGAAGCTCTTTTCAAACATTACAGCGGTGTATTCCCATAATCGTTCCAAGTTGTATTCCTTTGATGATTATCGTTACATCAATCCTTCGGGAGAGAATGCCACTTCTGTCACTCACTTTGAGCATGGTTATACCTCAACGATTTATGATGCGGGCTATCGTCTGGCATTCGATTACCGTCCGAACCCTCGTCATCATTTCCGTTTTGGAAGCGACTATACGATGCATCTCTTTCGCCCCCAGACAGCTATGCAATTGGATTATACTGGATATGAGGGAAATGCATCAGCCCAAGTTGATACCATCCGAATGAATAGTGGTAATCGTCATGTGGCGCATGAGTGGACGGCATACGCAGAGGATGAAATCAATATCAACCGCAACTGGAGTATGAATGTTGGCTTCAATATGGGCCTTTTTCATATCAGTAATAAGAACTTCTTGAATATCGACCCACGTTTTGCCCTGAAATATCAACTGAGCAATGAGGTGTCGCTGAAGGCTTCCTTTACTCAGATGACCCAGTATGTGCATAAGGTCTCTAACAGCTACTTGTCCTTGCCTACGGATTATTGGGTACCGACTACCCGAAATCTGAAGCCAATGCGTTCTTATCAGTTTGCGGCAGGAATCTATGCCCAACCCAACCGCCATTGGCTTCTGTCGCTCGAAGGCTATTACAAGTTGTCCAAGCATCTGCTTCAATACAGCAGTTGGGTAGGCATAGAGCCGCCTGCTGAGCATTGGGATTCGCAAGTGATGGATGGCAAGGGACTTTTCTATGGCGTTGAGGCTGATGTCACTTATCGCACCAATCATCTGACTTTGAGTGGTTCTTATACGCTCTCTTGGAACAAGCGAAAGTATGATGACTTCTATCAGGATTGGTATTACGACAAGTATGACAACCGCCATAAGTTGAATCTGTCCTTGCGGTATGCGTTTAACAAGAAGGTGAGTTGCTTTGCGGTCTGGAACTATCACACGGGCAATCGTGCCACGGTGCCAACCCAGTTGGCGGCATTGCCAATCTTGCCAGATCAAAAAGGCAAGTATTACGGGAATTGGTGGAATTGGTCGAATTCCGCCTCTTATGTCTATGCCATCCCCAATAATTTGACGCTTCCAGCTTATCATCGCTTGGACTTGGGATTCGATTTCCGTCATGTCACCAAGCATGGACATGAGCGCATTTGGAATTTGAGCATCTATAATGCTTATTGCCATCTCAACTCGATGTACGTCAAGGTGGACTATAATGGGGTTACGCAGCAGTTTGAGGCGAAAAACAAGGGATTTATTCCAATAATACCTTCATTTAGCTATACTATCAAGTTTTAA
- a CDS encoding DUF4271 domain-containing protein, which translates to MVQQADSIQTDAALETESQQQVLRQHSSQLTPKEVLSWLPKNATPAQQDSMIRAHIKPSEIHWSKMPDTLHLPGHKAGKSFRDVSLPQYYRESFFSKDSLFHPELKGGRLGVAGDPVPYTVAGDSFITSLLLVCFLLACIAFSKSKHFVIRQAKTFFRTPRIGTTEVTETSSEVRYQFFFVLQTCLLLAIGYFIYSKASISDTFIVDQYQVISIYAGCMGGYFLLKAFLYVISGWVFFEKKKNVQWLKAYLFLISCQGVALFPMVMLLSYFDFPLQIAVIYTLTILGLVKLLAFLKAYIIFFRRNGVFLQIFLYFCALEVIPLFALWGGLVLISHYLKINF; encoded by the coding sequence ATGGTGCAACAGGCAGATTCGATACAGACAGATGCCGCACTTGAGACTGAATCGCAACAGCAAGTGCTCAGGCAACATAGCAGCCAGCTCACACCCAAAGAGGTGTTGAGCTGGCTGCCTAAGAATGCAACGCCAGCTCAGCAGGACTCCATGATTAGGGCACATATCAAGCCCAGTGAGATTCATTGGAGCAAGATGCCGGATACATTACACTTGCCAGGACATAAGGCAGGTAAGAGTTTTAGGGATGTAAGTTTGCCACAATATTATCGTGAGTCATTCTTTTCAAAAGATTCTCTGTTTCATCCGGAATTAAAGGGTGGACGCTTAGGGGTGGCAGGTGATCCTGTTCCCTATACGGTAGCTGGTGATAGCTTTATTACTTCATTGCTGTTGGTCTGTTTTCTCTTGGCTTGTATAGCATTCTCTAAATCTAAGCATTTTGTTATACGCCAGGCAAAAACCTTCTTCCGTACTCCACGCATCGGTACAACAGAGGTGACGGAGACCAGTTCTGAAGTAAGATACCAGTTCTTCTTCGTGTTGCAGACCTGTCTTTTGTTGGCAATCGGGTATTTCATTTATTCGAAAGCATCTATCAGCGATACGTTTATCGTAGACCAATATCAGGTAATCAGTATATATGCTGGTTGTATGGGGGGCTATTTCTTGTTGAAGGCGTTCCTCTATGTGATTTCTGGTTGGGTATTCTTTGAAAAGAAAAAAAATGTACAATGGCTCAAGGCATACTTGTTCCTTATATCATGTCAAGGAGTGGCCTTGTTCCCAATGGTGATGCTTTTGTCGTATTTCGATTTCCCATTGCAAATTGCAGTGATATACACGTTGACTATCCTTGGATTAGTTAAATTGTTGGCTTTTTTGAAGGCTTACATTATCTTTTTTAGAAGAAATGGCGTGTTTCTGCAAATATTTTTGTACTTTTGTGCCCTTGAAGTGATACCCTTGTTCGCTCTTTGGGGTGGACTTGTGTTAATCAGTCATTATTTGAAAATAAACTTTTAA
- the yidD gene encoding membrane protein insertion efficiency factor YidD, whose protein sequence is MKILFMIAHGMRKVLVWILILPILFYQKCITPYTPPSCRFQPTCSEYARQAILKHGPFKGLALAVWRILRCNPWGGSGYDPVP, encoded by the coding sequence ATGAAGATTCTCTTTATGATAGCACATGGCATGAGAAAGGTGTTGGTATGGATTCTTATACTGCCGATATTGTTTTATCAGAAGTGTATTACTCCTTATACGCCACCTTCTTGTCGCTTTCAGCCCACTTGCTCAGAGTATGCGAGACAAGCCATCCTGAAGCATGGTCCCTTTAAGGGACTGGCTTTGGCTGTTTGGCGCATCTTAAGATGCAATCCTTGGGGTGGTTCGGGTTATGATCCCGTACCGTAA
- the xerA gene encoding site-specific tyrosine recombinase/integron integrase has translation MRNEIIKNYMRYLKLGRNFSKNTLDAYYHDLNFLLEYADKNNLVLTEMKLEDLENFSASLHDRGVSARSQARILSGIRSFYRYLVLDDYIKDDPTELLVSPQIGKHLPEYLSVEEVDMLEAAIDLEKWEGQRNKAIIETLFSCGLRVSELVNLKKSDVFEEEKFIRVIGKGNKERIVPISGKALKEINLWYIDRNLMTIKPGEEDYVFLNRRGAHLTRNMILIMIKNAAYDAGIKKTISPHTLRHSFATALLKGGADLRVIQALLGHEDIGTTEIYTHLETSDLRRAILEHHPRNIKYSEENQVLDSDKTDKRCPNNR, from the coding sequence ATGAGGAATGAAATTATAAAGAACTATATGAGATACCTCAAGTTGGGGCGTAATTTCTCCAAAAATACGTTGGATGCCTATTATCATGACTTGAATTTTCTCTTGGAGTATGCTGATAAGAACAATTTGGTGCTGACAGAAATGAAATTGGAAGACTTGGAGAATTTTTCTGCAAGTTTGCATGATCGTGGTGTTTCTGCTCGTTCACAAGCTCGGATTTTGAGCGGAATCCGTTCTTTCTACCGGTATCTGGTGCTTGATGATTATATAAAAGACGATCCGACCGAATTACTGGTTTCTCCCCAAATAGGAAAGCATTTGCCGGAGTATTTATCTGTAGAAGAGGTTGACATGCTTGAAGCGGCTATCGATTTGGAAAAATGGGAGGGACAGCGTAATAAGGCGATTATAGAAACCCTGTTCTCCTGTGGCCTTCGCGTTTCGGAACTTGTGAATCTAAAGAAAAGCGATGTGTTTGAAGAAGAAAAGTTTATTAGGGTCATAGGTAAAGGTAACAAGGAACGCATCGTTCCTATTTCTGGTAAGGCTCTGAAAGAAATCAATCTTTGGTATATAGACCGGAATCTGATGACAATCAAGCCAGGTGAGGAAGACTACGTCTTCTTGAATCGTAGAGGTGCTCATCTCACACGCAATATGATACTTATCATGATAAAAAATGCGGCTTATGATGCAGGAATCAAGAAAACCATTTCTCCTCATACTTTACGCCATAGTTTTGCTACAGCCTTGTTGAAAGGTGGAGCCGATCTGAGAGTAATTCAGGCCTTGTTGGGGCATGAAGATATTGGAACCACAGAGATTTATACTCATCTTGAAACTTCAGATTTGCGCAGAGCTATCTTGGAACATCATCCTCGAAATATCAAATATAGTGAAGAAAACCAAGTGCTTGATTCTGATAAAACAGACAAAAGATGCCCGAATAACAGATAA
- a CDS encoding RNA polymerase sigma-70 factor translates to MQEIDLIFQQYYRPLCLYATHYLHDIDEAEDVVQDCFVKLISRSIMPENIKAFLYISVRNACIDLLRRQSPIDTEITPTDLCGVISDDQAQESSSREAELWTAIELLPERCREIFLMSKRDGMTYREIAEELNLSEKTVEHQISKALKTLRGKKDDFLADFFYILPFIHGGIL, encoded by the coding sequence ATGCAAGAGATAGACTTGATATTTCAGCAGTATTATCGTCCGCTATGTCTTTATGCCACTCATTATCTGCATGATATCGATGAGGCTGAAGACGTGGTGCAGGATTGTTTTGTGAAATTGATAAGTAGAAGCATCATGCCGGAAAACATCAAGGCTTTCTTATATATCTCTGTGCGCAATGCCTGCATCGACCTGTTGCGCCGCCAGTCTCCGATAGATACGGAGATTACTCCTACCGATTTATGTGGCGTGATTTCTGATGACCAGGCCCAGGAAAGTTCATCCCGGGAGGCAGAACTGTGGACGGCTATCGAACTATTGCCCGAACGATGCAGGGAAATCTTCCTGATGAGCAAGCGTGACGGAATGACTTATCGGGAGATAGCTGAAGAACTGAACCTGTCGGAAAAGACCGTGGAGCATCAGATTTCCAAGGCTTTAAAGACCTTACGAGGCAAGAAAGATGATTTTCTTGCAGATTTTTTCTATATTTTACCTTTCATCCATGGGGGTATTCTGTAA
- a CDS encoding uroporphyrinogen-III synthase, whose protein sequence is MIKKILVSQPKPASEKSPYFDIQAQYGVECVFRPFFKVEGLSSKEFRQQKINLLDYTAVVFTSRHAVDNYFKLAKEMRITIPEDMKYFCVIETIALYIQKYVQYRKRKVFFGDTGKIDGLMGQMARHKTEKYLVPLSSVHNDDIANLLDEKKLNHTECVMYRTVSNDFSEEEIKNFDYDMMLFFSPTGVKALKKNFPNFEQGNIAVGAFGPATAKTVEDEGLRLDLEAPNKAFPSMTGALADYLKRHNK, encoded by the coding sequence ATGATAAAGAAAATTTTAGTTTCTCAGCCAAAACCTGCAAGTGAGAAGTCTCCTTACTTCGATATCCAGGCTCAATATGGAGTAGAATGCGTGTTCCGTCCATTCTTTAAGGTAGAGGGGCTCTCTTCTAAAGAATTCCGTCAGCAGAAAATAAATTTGCTTGACTATACTGCTGTCGTATTTACATCTCGTCATGCAGTAGACAACTACTTTAAATTAGCTAAGGAGATGCGTATCACAATTCCTGAAGATATGAAATATTTCTGTGTGATAGAGACTATCGCTCTCTACATCCAAAAGTATGTTCAGTATCGCAAGCGTAAGGTGTTCTTTGGTGATACAGGTAAAATTGATGGGTTGATGGGACAGATGGCTCGTCATAAAACCGAGAAATATCTGGTACCATTAAGCAGTGTTCATAATGATGATATTGCCAACTTGCTTGATGAGAAAAAACTCAATCATACAGAATGTGTCATGTATCGTACTGTAAGCAATGATTTCTCAGAAGAGGAAATCAAGAACTTCGATTATGATATGATGCTTTTCTTTAGCCCAACAGGTGTAAAGGCTCTGAAGAAGAATTTCCCTAATTTTGAACAAGGGAATATCGCTGTTGGCGCTTTTGGTCCTGCTACAGCAAAAACGGTTGAAGATGAGGGCTTACGCCTTGATCTGGAGGCTCCTAATAAAGCTTTTCCATCTATGACAGGTGCCTTGGCAGATTATCTGAAACGTCATAATAAATAG
- a CDS encoding O-methyltransferase, translating to MTETELIDKYICQHIEPEGDYLYRLYRATNIHTIHGRMASGHIQGRLLKMLVEMIRPKNILEVGTFSGYSAICLAQGLQEGGKLYTFEINDEMEDFTRPWIEGSNVADKIDFRIGDANIEAPQLGVKFDMAFVDGDKRTYIETYEMVMSILNPGGYILADNTLWDGHVIDPAYDRDHQTQGIRAFNDLIAKDPRVEVVILPLRDGLTLIRKK from the coding sequence ATGACAGAGACTGAACTCATAGACAAATATATCTGCCAGCATATAGAGCCTGAAGGCGATTATCTGTATCGTCTTTACCGCGCCACCAATATACATACTATCCATGGACGTATGGCTAGCGGCCATATTCAGGGCAGACTTCTCAAGATGCTTGTAGAGATGATTCGCCCGAAGAATATTCTGGAAGTAGGCACATTTAGTGGCTATAGTGCTATCTGCCTGGCACAGGGATTGCAGGAAGGTGGAAAACTCTACACTTTCGAAATCAATGATGAGATGGAAGATTTTACCCGTCCCTGGATAGAAGGTTCGAATGTTGCCGATAAGATTGACTTCCGCATCGGTGATGCCAACATAGAAGCGCCCCAACTAGGCGTAAAATTCGATATGGCTTTTGTTGATGGCGATAAGCGTACCTATATAGAAACGTATGAAATGGTTATGAGCATCCTGAACCCTGGAGGCTACATCCTTGCAGACAATACTCTTTGGGATGGTCACGTCATCGATCCTGCCTACGACCGAGACCACCAGACTCAAGGCATTCGGGCTTTCAATGATTTAATAGCAAAAGATCCTAGGGTAGAGGTTGTTATCTTGCCACTACGCGATGGTCTTACACTCATCAGGAAAAAATAA
- the metK gene encoding methionine adenosyltransferase: MAYLFSSESVSEGHPDKVADQISDALLDQFLAYDDHAHCAIETFCTTGQVVIMGEVRSNVYVDLQNIARKTIKKIGYTKSEYQFDGDSCGVLTAIHEQSDDINRGVSREEDENQGAGDQGMMFGYATTETENYMPVSLDLAQLIMRVLADIRKEGKVMTYLRPDSKSQVTIEYSDDNIPQRIDTIVVSTQHDDFIKKANGEDDDDAMLAKIREDVINILIPRVKTHLSDKVLALFNDDIKYFVNPTGKFVIGGPHGDTGLTGRKIIVDTYGGKGAHGGGAFSGKDSSKVDRSAAYAARYIAKNMVAAGVADEMLVQVSYAIGVAEPVSIYVNTYGRSHVNMTDGEIAKKIAEMFDLRPKAIERQLKLRQPMFQETAAYGHMGRKNEIVEKTFTSRYHEAKTVKVELFTWEKLDKVDEIKKVFGL, encoded by the coding sequence ATGGCATATTTGTTTTCATCAGAATCAGTTTCTGAAGGACATCCAGATAAAGTGGCTGATCAGATTTCAGATGCATTGCTTGACCAGTTTTTGGCTTACGATGACCACGCTCATTGCGCCATCGAAACCTTTTGTACTACTGGTCAGGTAGTAATCATGGGTGAGGTTCGCTCTAACGTTTATGTTGATTTGCAGAACATTGCCCGCAAGACTATCAAGAAAATCGGTTATACCAAGAGCGAATATCAGTTTGACGGCGACTCTTGTGGTGTGCTTACTGCTATCCATGAACAGAGCGATGATATTAACCGCGGTGTAAGTCGTGAGGAGGATGAGAATCAGGGTGCAGGCGACCAGGGTATGATGTTCGGTTATGCAACAACGGAAACCGAAAATTATATGCCGGTATCACTCGACTTGGCTCAGCTCATCATGCGTGTACTTGCAGATATCCGCAAGGAGGGCAAGGTGATGACTTATCTCCGTCCGGACTCTAAGAGCCAGGTAACTATCGAATACTCAGACGATAATATCCCACAGCGCATCGATACCATCGTAGTTTCTACCCAGCATGATGATTTTATCAAGAAGGCAAATGGTGAGGACGATGATGATGCTATGCTGGCAAAGATTCGTGAGGATGTAATCAATATCCTGATTCCAAGAGTAAAGACTCACCTGAGTGATAAGGTGTTGGCTCTCTTCAATGATGACATCAAGTACTTCGTAAACCCTACAGGTAAGTTTGTGATTGGTGGTCCTCATGGAGATACAGGTCTTACCGGTCGTAAGATCATTGTAGATACTTATGGAGGTAAGGGTGCTCATGGTGGTGGTGCCTTCTCAGGTAAGGATAGCAGTAAGGTTGACCGTTCGGCTGCTTATGCTGCCCGTTATATTGCAAAGAATATGGTTGCTGCCGGCGTTGCAGATGAAATGTTGGTTCAGGTAAGTTATGCTATCGGCGTGGCAGAACCGGTTAGTATCTATGTAAATACTTACGGCAGAAGCCATGTGAATATGACTGACGGCGAGATTGCAAAGAAAATTGCAGAAATGTTTGATCTTCGTCCTAAAGCAATCGAGCGCCAGTTGAAGTTGCGCCAGCCAATGTTCCAGGAAACTGCGGCATATGGACACATGGGACGTAAGAATGAGATAGTAGAGAAAACCTTCACCAGCCGATATCATGAGGCTAAAACTGTGAAGGTAGAACTCTTTACATGGGAAAAATTAGATAAGGTAGACGAAATCAAGAAAGTTTTCGGACTTTAA